A genome region from Neptunomonas japonica JAMM 1380 includes the following:
- a CDS encoding acetyltransferase, which produces MSNAIYAVFGASGFGREVMPLVRQQLQSNGVPLSDIYFVDDSPQSDILNGHVVLSYTQFLLLTAVEKYVVVAIADASIRTLITERCSSDGLGMLSVEAANVFKMDNVLIGKGSILCPFVTLTSNIRIGKGFQANIYSYVAHDCVIGDYVTFAPAVKCNGNIVIADNAYIGTGAIIKQGQPGKPLVIGKGAVVGMGAVVTKNVADGAVVVGNPAKPLRRVGLGGK; this is translated from the coding sequence ATGAGTAATGCAATATATGCTGTGTTTGGTGCTAGCGGCTTTGGTCGAGAAGTAATGCCTTTGGTAAGGCAGCAGTTACAATCTAATGGAGTGCCTCTAAGCGATATTTATTTTGTTGATGACTCACCGCAATCTGACATATTAAATGGACATGTTGTGTTGAGCTACACTCAATTTCTATTGTTAACCGCTGTAGAAAAGTATGTGGTAGTAGCAATTGCTGATGCATCTATACGTACTCTGATTACAGAGCGCTGTTCTTCCGATGGCTTGGGAATGCTTAGTGTGGAGGCTGCAAATGTATTTAAAATGGATAATGTTTTGATTGGAAAAGGAAGTATTTTATGCCCTTTTGTAACACTGACTTCTAATATTCGAATCGGTAAAGGCTTCCAAGCAAATATTTATAGTTATGTTGCACATGATTGTGTTATCGGTGATTACGTTACTTTTGCTCCAGCAGTGAAGTGTAATGGAAATATTGTGATTGCTGATAATGCATATATAGGTACAGGTGCGATAATAAAGCAAGGTCAGCCGGGTAAACCTCTTGTGATTGGTAAGGGAGCAGTTGTTGGCATGGGTGCGGTTGTAACCAAGAATGTAGCAGATGGTGCGGTTGTTGTAGGCAACCCTGCGAAGCCATTACGACGAGTAGGATTGGGTGGTAAATGA
- a CDS encoding glycosyltransferase, whose protein sequence is MKKVYFLANAYSPHVRQWLYKNKEINVDVDVLTIDVDGPVKPEANISYIGLPILRKFKLLQYIYAGLYLRCSRKYIGLLHAHNTSGYGLVAYLSGRDYYLTTYGSEIYSCDHKSALYYRVIKMILDKALRVSSTTQKMKCYLIEELKISQNKIFNFSLGVNDAFSKSTITEKKQFIIFSNRRIGELYNTDLIIDGFYEFVKKVPSANAKLILLEGDLDPKYAELIYNKVDSYGLGASVEFVKGFVAESELVECFNRSSCSISIPKSDQLSSSILESISAGVLPIVSQLSAYDILISSGVVSVVENSVVDSFEDVYDKFINNELDDFRVKLMNFSNNLNQDVKGDLKKFYSEN, encoded by the coding sequence ATGAAAAAAGTGTATTTCTTAGCTAATGCCTATAGCCCTCATGTAAGGCAATGGCTTTATAAAAATAAAGAAATTAATGTTGATGTTGATGTTCTTACTATAGATGTTGATGGGCCGGTTAAGCCGGAGGCCAACATTAGTTACATAGGTCTTCCAATTTTAAGAAAATTCAAGTTGTTACAGTATATCTATGCCGGACTTTATTTACGCTGTAGCAGAAAATATATTGGCTTGTTACATGCTCATAACACGTCCGGATACGGGTTAGTTGCATATCTGTCAGGGCGAGATTACTACCTCACAACCTATGGCAGTGAAATCTATTCTTGCGATCATAAGAGCGCTCTCTATTATAGAGTCATAAAGATGATACTTGATAAAGCATTAAGAGTGTCATCTACAACGCAAAAAATGAAATGTTATCTTATTGAAGAGTTAAAGATTTCTCAAAATAAAATATTTAATTTTTCCCTAGGTGTTAATGATGCCTTTTCAAAATCAACTATTACTGAAAAAAAGCAATTCATAATATTTTCTAATAGACGTATTGGAGAGTTATATAATACTGATCTTATAATCGATGGGTTTTATGAGTTTGTTAAGAAAGTTCCTAGCGCTAATGCCAAACTTATATTGTTGGAAGGTGATCTCGATCCTAAATATGCTGAACTTATTTACAATAAAGTAGATAGTTATGGGTTGGGAGCTAGTGTTGAGTTTGTTAAAGGGTTTGTTGCTGAAAGTGAGCTAGTAGAGTGTTTTAATAGATCCAGTTGCTCTATTTCTATACCAAAATCTGACCAGTTATCTTCATCGATTTTAGAGTCTATATCCGCAGGTGTCTTGCCAATAGTGAGTCAATTATCAGCATACGATATTTTGATTTCTTCAGGTGTCGTCTCTGTTGTTGAAAATTCAGTGGTTGATAGTTTTGAAGATGTTTATGATAAATTTATTAATAATGAGTTGGATGACTTTAGAGTAAAGTTAATGAATTTTTCTAATAATTTAAATCAAGATGTTAAGGGTGATTTGAAGAAATTCTATTCTGAAAATTGA
- a CDS encoding sugar transferase, which translates to MKRCFDFCIALFALLALLPVIFVISILIYFKLGSPIIFIQERPGLREKVFKMMKFRTMLNSLDKDGVILPDEQRMTRFGSFLRSSSLDELPGLINVLKGDMSLVGPRPLLVEYLPLYTEDQARRHNVRPGITGWAQVNGRNAISWDAKFILDVWYVDNRSVWLDIKILLMTIRKVILRDGISAEGEVTMSKFVGAPKGNDNE; encoded by the coding sequence GTGAAAAGGTGCTTCGATTTTTGTATAGCTTTATTTGCTTTGCTCGCATTGTTGCCTGTGATTTTTGTCATATCAATACTGATTTATTTCAAATTAGGGTCGCCTATAATCTTTATTCAAGAGCGGCCTGGATTACGTGAAAAAGTTTTTAAAATGATGAAGTTTAGGACAATGCTCAATAGTCTTGATAAGGACGGAGTTATATTGCCCGATGAGCAGCGCATGACGAGATTTGGTAGTTTTTTACGTTCATCAAGCCTTGATGAGCTGCCGGGGCTGATAAATGTGTTGAAAGGTGATATGAGCTTGGTCGGACCCAGACCTCTACTGGTAGAATATTTACCTCTTTATACAGAGGACCAGGCCCGCCGACATAATGTGAGGCCTGGTATTACTGGCTGGGCGCAAGTTAATGGTCGCAATGCAATTAGTTGGGACGCCAAGTTTATCTTAGATGTTTGGTATGTGGATAATCGCTCTGTTTGGCTGGATATTAAAATACTGCTTATGACAATCAGAAAAGTTATTCTTCGTGATGGCATTAGTGCTGAGGGTGAAGTGACAATGTCGAAGTTTGTAGGTGCGCCAAAAGGTAACGACAATGAGTAA
- a CDS encoding glycosyltransferase family 4 protein has protein sequence MRILYFHQHFSTPEGSVGIRSYEMARRLISHGHQVTMVCGSYGGGQTGLEGPFLSGKRIGTVDGIDIIEFDLAYSNADGLTARASTFLKFALKSIGVSLTHNYDVLFATSTPLTAGIPGIFARWLRRKPFVFEVRDLWPELPREMGVITNPIVLSALSILEWLSYRSAYRCIGLSPGIVEGIQKRGIKGEDVVLIPNGCDLSIFSGNIKPWRPEGVEKTDLMAVFAGTHGVANGLDAALDAAIELKKRGRLDIKIVLIGQGKLKSKLQQRANVEQLENVLFYPPVNKKKLAELMASADIGLQLLANVPAFYFGTSPNKFFDYISAGLPVLNNYPGWLAEMIIDNDIGYSVPPESASAFADALEHAADNRALLPMMGLNAQVLAAKEFDRQVLAEQWVTWVEGAKR, from the coding sequence ATGCGTATTCTTTATTTTCATCAGCATTTTTCCACACCAGAAGGTTCTGTTGGAATTCGTTCCTATGAAATGGCGCGCCGGCTTATTTCTCATGGCCATCAAGTTACTATGGTTTGTGGTAGTTACGGCGGAGGCCAAACCGGCTTAGAAGGCCCTTTCCTATCGGGTAAGCGTATAGGGACGGTTGATGGAATAGATATTATCGAATTTGATTTGGCTTACTCTAATGCTGATGGCTTAACCGCCCGTGCTTCTACTTTCTTAAAATTTGCTCTAAAAAGTATCGGTGTTTCTTTAACGCATAACTATGATGTATTGTTTGCTACATCGACCCCTCTCACGGCTGGAATACCGGGGATTTTTGCTCGCTGGTTACGTAGAAAACCTTTCGTATTTGAAGTGCGCGATCTTTGGCCCGAATTGCCAAGAGAAATGGGTGTCATTACTAACCCTATAGTTTTATCAGCCCTGTCTATTTTAGAGTGGCTTTCTTATCGATCTGCTTATCGCTGTATCGGTTTGTCCCCTGGAATTGTTGAGGGTATTCAAAAAAGAGGTATCAAAGGTGAGGACGTTGTATTAATTCCTAACGGCTGTGACTTATCCATCTTTTCTGGAAACATTAAACCATGGCGGCCTGAGGGGGTTGAGAAAACTGACTTAATGGCTGTTTTTGCGGGTACTCATGGTGTGGCTAATGGTTTAGATGCTGCACTTGATGCTGCTATAGAGTTAAAAAAACGTGGCCGTCTAGATATTAAGATAGTTTTAATAGGGCAAGGAAAATTAAAGTCTAAGTTACAACAGCGAGCAAATGTCGAGCAGCTTGAAAATGTGCTTTTCTACCCCCCAGTAAATAAGAAAAAACTGGCTGAGTTGATGGCTTCAGCTGACATCGGTTTACAGTTACTGGCAAATGTACCCGCATTTTATTTTGGTACATCGCCCAATAAGTTTTTTGACTACATATCAGCTGGACTACCAGTATTGAATAATTACCCTGGTTGGCTTGCTGAGATGATCATTGATAATGACATTGGCTATTCGGTTCCACCAGAAAGTGCATCAGCTTTTGCTGATGCACTTGAGCATGCCGCCGATAATCGTGCTTTATTACCTATGATGGGGCTAAATGCTCAGGTTTTAGCTGCAAAAGAATTTGATCGTCAAGTTTTGGCTGAGCAATGGGTTACGTGGGTTGAAGGAGCTAAGAGGTGA
- a CDS encoding heparinase II/III family protein, which translates to MFIIKVKTALSLGVVNFLRFIVYKIGISTGLNSVRKINAQTELGDFFLPYKGQIQHLKVNDQWLGAHTFFGKKSSVLGVPNWQLNCLTHDSVCYEKKPWFLISDFDKNIGDIKGIWEASRFDWVLCYAQSAANGNENDLNRLNLWLNDWLSKNPPYLGINWKCGQEASIRVMHLAMAAKILGQSQRSSIVLMALVKAHLKRISPTIMYAIAQDNNHGTSEAAALFIGGSWLSINGDIDGLKWEKQGRKWLENRAERLIESDGSFSQYSMTYHRVMLDTFCMAEVWRKELALPAFSPHLYAKLDVAILWLFQMTQRISGDAPNLGANDGARLLPLTGTDYRDFRPCVQLASCVFLGKSAYPEAGDWDLPLQWLGYSKPSIEIEEATSVDLEGGGYALLRRKHVFAVLNYPHFKFRPSQCDALHVDFWYYGENILRDGGTYSYNAGQKFIDYYGGVESHNTVQFDSHQQMPRLSRFLLGNWLKTKEKSGVVENKECTMFSASYQDGLGCTHKRYLSLSDNSFQVIDAVSGFKSSAILRWRLQPGEWELIGYTLISPKFRIQISADVSITRLELVHGFESKYYYQESELPVLEVEIEQAGHITTEIIF; encoded by the coding sequence GTGTTTATTATTAAAGTGAAAACAGCACTTTCATTAGGTGTTGTGAATTTTTTACGCTTTATTGTCTATAAAATAGGTATATCTACTGGATTGAACTCAGTAAGAAAAATTAATGCTCAAACGGAATTGGGTGATTTCTTTCTTCCATACAAAGGTCAGATACAGCACCTGAAAGTGAACGATCAATGGCTTGGTGCACATACTTTTTTTGGGAAAAAGAGTAGTGTTCTGGGCGTGCCTAATTGGCAGTTGAACTGTTTGACTCATGACTCTGTATGCTACGAAAAAAAACCGTGGTTTCTTATTTCAGATTTTGATAAAAACATAGGTGACATTAAAGGGATATGGGAAGCATCTCGATTTGACTGGGTCCTCTGCTATGCCCAAAGTGCAGCTAACGGTAATGAAAATGATTTAAACCGTTTGAACCTCTGGTTGAATGACTGGTTATCTAAAAACCCTCCATATTTAGGTATTAACTGGAAGTGCGGTCAAGAAGCATCCATTCGTGTTATGCATTTAGCTATGGCGGCAAAAATTTTAGGACAGTCACAAAGAAGCAGCATTGTACTGATGGCGCTTGTTAAAGCGCACCTCAAACGTATATCACCAACTATTATGTATGCTATTGCTCAAGATAATAACCATGGCACTTCAGAGGCTGCTGCGTTATTTATCGGTGGAAGCTGGCTGTCTATTAATGGTGATATTGACGGCCTAAAATGGGAAAAACAAGGTCGTAAGTGGCTTGAAAATAGGGCTGAACGACTCATTGAGAGTGATGGTAGTTTCAGTCAATACTCAATGACTTATCATCGCGTAATGTTAGATACATTCTGCATGGCAGAAGTTTGGCGTAAAGAGCTAGCTTTACCGGCGTTCAGCCCGCATTTATACGCTAAGTTAGACGTTGCTATTTTGTGGCTTTTCCAGATGACTCAAAGAATATCAGGAGATGCTCCAAACTTAGGTGCAAATGACGGCGCTCGGTTGTTGCCCCTAACGGGTACTGACTATCGTGATTTTAGGCCTTGTGTTCAACTTGCTTCATGTGTTTTCTTGGGTAAGTCTGCTTATCCTGAAGCCGGCGACTGGGATTTACCATTACAATGGCTGGGTTACTCTAAACCAAGCATAGAGATAGAAGAAGCTACTTCAGTAGACTTAGAAGGTGGCGGCTATGCTTTGTTGAGAAGAAAGCATGTTTTTGCTGTACTTAACTATCCGCACTTTAAATTTAGGCCCAGTCAGTGCGATGCGTTACATGTTGATTTTTGGTACTACGGCGAGAATATTCTTCGAGATGGCGGGACTTACAGCTATAACGCAGGTCAAAAATTTATCGATTACTACGGTGGAGTTGAGAGTCACAATACCGTGCAGTTTGATTCGCATCAGCAGATGCCTCGTTTAAGTCGTTTCTTATTGGGGAATTGGCTTAAAACGAAAGAGAAATCAGGGGTGGTTGAGAATAAAGAATGTACTATGTTTTCAGCATCATACCAAGACGGGCTCGGTTGTACTCATAAACGATACCTCTCCCTGAGCGATAATAGCTTTCAAGTGATTGATGCTGTAAGTGGCTTTAAAAGTAGTGCTATTTTACGTTGGCGCTTACAGCCGGGAGAGTGGGAATTAATAGGTTATACCCTTATAAGCCCTAAATTTCGTATTCAAATTAGCGCTGATGTATCTATTACACGATTGGAATTAGTACATGGGTTTGAGTCTAAGTATTACTATCAAGAATCTGAATTACCTGTTTTGGAAGTTGAAATAGAACAGGCTGGCCATATCACAACGGAAATAATTTTTTAA
- a CDS encoding MaoC family dehydratase yields the protein MTELILGNIPIEDICEGMKASYSQTITDADVKAYAGLSGDHNPVHVSDHYAESSHFGKRIAHGLMSAGFFSALFGMRLPGPGCVYVSQNLKFLRPVYIGDTVIASIEVKSVDALRRRVQFKTVCTVSDKVVINGQAEIYIPA from the coding sequence ATGACAGAGCTAATTCTAGGTAATATTCCTATAGAGGATATTTGTGAAGGAATGAAGGCTAGTTATTCCCAAACAATTACAGACGCCGACGTTAAAGCGTATGCGGGTTTATCAGGCGACCATAACCCTGTTCATGTCAGTGATCACTATGCTGAATCCTCTCATTTTGGTAAGCGAATTGCACATGGCTTAATGTCTGCAGGGTTCTTCTCTGCATTATTTGGTATGAGGTTGCCAGGTCCTGGTTGTGTATATGTCTCCCAGAATTTGAAATTTCTGCGTCCTGTCTATATAGGCGATACAGTCATCGCTTCTATTGAAGTTAAATCTGTTGACGCGTTGCGACGTAGAGTTCAATTTAAAACTGTTTGTACTGTATCTGATAAAGTTGTGATTAATGGTCAGGCAGAGATCTATATACCTGCATAA
- a CDS encoding bi-domain-containing oxidoreductase, whose product MKQVLQDMIKGGSTIVESPTPQATQGNLVINTTTTLISAGTERMLVGFGKASLVEKARQQPDKVKMVLEKVQTDGLMTTIDAVKSKLAQPLPLGYCNVGVIADLGKNTDGFKVGDRVVSNGPHSDVVRVGKNLCAKIPESVTDDEAVFTVVASIGLQGLRLAEPTIGECFVVTGVGLIGLLTVQLLRAQGCRVLAIDFDDSKLELAHKFGAEVCNPGKGEDPVAAGMAFSRGVGVDGVIITASTKSNDPITQAARMSRKRGRIVLVGVIGLELDRADFYEKELSFQVSCSYGPGRYDPSYEEAGQDYPLAFVRWTEQRNFEAILDMMGSGALNVKELISHRFKFEDSAKAYDLLVADSTALGILLQYTSSLSSRHVATVNLTPVSEYQKEGPIVGFVGAGNYASRVLIPAFKAAGAEMHSIATSGGVNGVIHGGKAGFSEATTDTSSMISNNSINTIAIATRHSSHASFVVEALKENKNVFVEKPLAITHNELNLVKEIYNQKLLENKAPRLMVGFNRRFSPQIQKMKALLEPIKEPKSFIMTMNAGRIPSEHWTQDNLIGGGRIIGEACHFVDLMRFLAGSKIVSVQARRMGQVEGIDIVEDKAAIILGFADGSFGTIHYLANGSASFPKERIEVFAAGGTLQLDNFRKLTGYGWKGFKKMNLWKQDKGQNACVAAFLDSIKAGSEAPIDANELFEVAKVTIEIAEQLRAQ is encoded by the coding sequence ATGAAACAGGTTTTGCAGGATATGATAAAAGGTGGATCTACTATTGTTGAGTCTCCTACACCTCAAGCTACCCAAGGTAACCTAGTCATAAATACAACGACTACCTTGATTTCAGCTGGAACTGAGCGAATGTTGGTTGGTTTTGGTAAAGCCAGTTTAGTTGAAAAAGCGAGACAGCAGCCTGATAAAGTCAAAATGGTGCTTGAGAAAGTACAAACAGATGGACTGATGACAACGATAGATGCAGTAAAGTCAAAGTTAGCACAACCTTTGCCTCTTGGTTACTGCAATGTAGGCGTTATTGCCGACCTAGGAAAGAATACTGATGGGTTTAAAGTGGGCGATCGTGTTGTTTCTAATGGCCCGCATTCTGATGTAGTTCGTGTAGGTAAAAATCTTTGCGCAAAGATACCAGAGAGCGTAACTGATGATGAAGCAGTTTTTACTGTTGTGGCAAGTATTGGGCTTCAGGGTTTGCGACTAGCTGAGCCAACTATAGGTGAGTGTTTTGTTGTAACCGGTGTTGGTTTAATTGGGTTACTTACTGTGCAGTTGTTGAGGGCGCAGGGGTGTCGTGTACTTGCTATTGATTTTGATGATTCAAAATTAGAGCTTGCTCATAAATTTGGTGCAGAAGTTTGTAATCCTGGCAAAGGTGAAGACCCGGTTGCCGCTGGTATGGCCTTTAGTCGTGGTGTTGGTGTTGATGGGGTCATCATTACCGCTTCTACTAAATCGAATGATCCTATTACTCAAGCAGCAAGAATGAGCCGTAAGCGTGGCCGTATAGTGTTAGTTGGTGTGATTGGTTTAGAGTTAGATAGAGCAGATTTTTATGAAAAAGAGCTTAGTTTTCAAGTGTCCTGTTCATATGGGCCAGGTCGATATGACCCTAGCTACGAAGAGGCTGGACAAGACTACCCATTAGCGTTTGTTCGCTGGACTGAGCAACGAAACTTTGAAGCGATACTCGATATGATGGGCAGTGGAGCCCTTAATGTTAAGGAGCTGATTAGTCATCGATTTAAATTTGAAGATTCTGCTAAAGCTTATGATTTGTTAGTAGCCGATAGCACAGCTTTGGGTATTTTGTTGCAATACACGAGTAGTCTGTCTTCTCGGCATGTAGCCACTGTTAATCTAACTCCCGTTTCTGAATATCAAAAAGAGGGGCCTATTGTAGGCTTTGTAGGTGCTGGCAATTATGCATCTAGAGTGTTAATTCCTGCCTTTAAAGCAGCCGGTGCTGAAATGCATAGTATTGCTACATCTGGAGGAGTTAATGGGGTAATACATGGCGGTAAAGCAGGTTTTTCAGAAGCGACCACTGATACTTCATCTATGATAAGCAATAACAGCATTAATACTATAGCTATTGCGACTCGACATAGCAGCCATGCAAGTTTTGTTGTTGAGGCATTGAAAGAAAATAAAAATGTATTTGTCGAAAAGCCATTAGCTATTACTCATAATGAATTAAATCTCGTCAAAGAAATATATAACCAAAAATTGTTAGAAAACAAAGCGCCAAGGCTAATGGTTGGGTTTAACCGTAGATTCTCACCCCAAATACAAAAAATGAAAGCGTTACTCGAGCCGATAAAAGAACCTAAAAGTTTTATTATGACAATGAATGCCGGCCGCATACCTTCAGAGCACTGGACTCAGGATAATTTGATAGGAGGAGGGCGAATTATTGGTGAAGCGTGCCATTTCGTTGATTTAATGCGTTTTTTAGCAGGTTCCAAAATTGTATCGGTTCAAGCCAGGCGAATGGGACAGGTTGAAGGCATTGATATAGTGGAGGATAAAGCGGCTATTATATTGGGCTTTGCGGATGGTTCTTTTGGAACTATACATTATTTGGCCAATGGCTCGGCAAGCTTTCCTAAAGAGCGAATTGAAGTTTTTGCAGCGGGTGGCACTTTGCAGCTCGATAATTTTAGGAAGCTGACAGGCTATGGTTGGAAAGGTTTCAAAAAAATGAATTTGTGGAAGCAAGATAAAGGGCAGAATGCGTGTGTTGCTGCCTTTTTAGATAGTATTAAAGCAGGCAGTGAAGCTCCGATAGATGCTAATGAGCTATTTGAAGTCGCCAAGGTAACAATTGAAATTGCTGAACAGTTGCGTGCGCAATAG
- a CDS encoding DegT/DnrJ/EryC1/StrS family aminotransferase, with translation MLNTPFSPWPSFTEEEAQAVQRVLLSNKVNYWTGQEGRRFEEEFAVFSECSHAIAVANGTLALDLALKGVGLVVGDEVIVTSRTFIASASSVVTAGCVPVFADVDSDSQNITAASIEAVITSKTRAIICVHLAGWPCDMDPIMALAAKYDLKVIEDCAQAHGAKYKGRSVGSIGDIGCWSFCQDKIMTTGGEGGMVTTNDRILWLSMWAYKDHGKSWQAVYERQHEPGFRWLHDSFGTNWRLTEMQSVIGRIQLKRMPAWLASRTKNAHTILNSAHDCSALRVPLIEEGSVHAWYKCYMFIRPELLKEGWSRDRIIENIIAQGVPCFSGSCSEVYLERAFDNTNWRPEPRLSIAKKLGETSLMFLVHPTLTKAEIDKTCAALRQVMSEATA, from the coding sequence GTGTTAAACACCCCTTTTTCCCCTTGGCCAAGCTTTACTGAAGAAGAAGCCCAGGCAGTTCAGCGCGTTCTACTTTCCAATAAAGTTAATTATTGGACGGGGCAAGAAGGGAGGCGATTCGAGGAAGAGTTTGCTGTATTTTCTGAATGTTCGCATGCAATAGCTGTCGCTAATGGTACGCTGGCATTAGATTTGGCTTTAAAGGGCGTTGGGCTGGTTGTAGGTGACGAGGTCATTGTTACAAGTCGAACTTTTATAGCTTCAGCCTCTTCAGTTGTAACAGCAGGCTGTGTGCCAGTGTTTGCTGATGTGGATAGTGACAGTCAGAATATTACGGCTGCTTCCATTGAGGCGGTTATAACATCGAAAACACGCGCTATTATTTGTGTTCACTTGGCTGGCTGGCCATGTGATATGGACCCGATAATGGCGTTGGCTGCTAAATATGATTTAAAAGTTATTGAAGACTGCGCACAGGCTCATGGCGCAAAATACAAAGGACGTTCAGTCGGCTCTATTGGTGATATCGGATGCTGGTCATTTTGCCAAGATAAAATCATGACTACCGGTGGTGAAGGTGGGATGGTAACTACCAATGACAGGATTCTTTGGCTGTCTATGTGGGCTTATAAGGATCATGGGAAGTCTTGGCAAGCTGTTTATGAGAGGCAGCATGAACCTGGTTTTCGTTGGTTGCATGATAGTTTTGGAACCAATTGGCGCTTAACTGAAATGCAGTCTGTTATAGGAAGAATTCAGCTCAAGCGGATGCCTGCTTGGTTAGCGAGCAGAACAAAAAATGCTCATACGATCCTTAATAGTGCGCATGACTGCTCAGCATTACGAGTACCTCTTATTGAAGAGGGAAGTGTACATGCATGGTATAAATGTTATATGTTTATCAGGCCTGAATTATTAAAAGAAGGTTGGAGCCGCGATAGAATAATCGAAAATATTATTGCCCAAGGTGTTCCTTGCTTTTCTGGTTCTTGCTCTGAAGTGTATTTAGAACGTGCTTTTGATAACACTAATTGGCGTCCTGAACCTCGTTTATCAATAGCAAAAAAATTAGGTGAAACAAGTTTAATGTTTTTGGTTCATCCTACTTTGACAAAAGCCGAAATAGATAAAACATGTGCAGCTTTACGGCAAGTAATGTCCGAGGCAACTGCCTGA